A single window of Granulicella mallensis MP5ACTX8 DNA harbors:
- a CDS encoding RNA polymerase sigma factor codes for MGTQGFSTMQPKPNPGLFKRNPPIAGEADAIERAKNGDPDAFSKLYALHKRRVYTLCLRMLGNVSEAEDMTQEAFLHLFRKLGSFRGESAFSTWLHRLTVNLVLMHLRKKGLQLVSLEETINPSEEDAPKRDFGSRDPQLAGSVDRVTLERAVASLPPGYRMVFVLHDVEGFEHNEIATMLECSTGNSKSQLHKARLKLRELLRQPDRLPPVEGLKEVAL; via the coding sequence ATGGGAACTCAAGGCTTTTCGACGATGCAGCCAAAACCGAACCCGGGTTTGTTCAAACGAAACCCACCTATCGCCGGCGAGGCTGACGCCATCGAGCGCGCAAAAAATGGCGACCCTGATGCGTTTTCCAAGCTTTACGCACTTCATAAGCGCCGTGTCTATACCCTTTGCCTGCGCATGCTCGGCAATGTCTCAGAGGCCGAAGACATGACGCAGGAGGCGTTTCTGCACCTATTCCGCAAACTGGGCAGCTTTCGTGGAGAGAGTGCCTTCTCTACATGGCTCCATCGCCTGACGGTGAACCTGGTACTGATGCACCTGCGTAAAAAGGGACTGCAACTGGTCTCGCTAGAAGAAACGATCAATCCTTCCGAGGAGGACGCTCCCAAGCGCGACTTCGGTTCTCGCGACCCGCAACTGGCGGGTTCCGTGGACCGGGTAACGCTGGAGCGTGCTGTCGCTTCCCTGCCTCCCGGCTATCGTATGGTCTTTGTTCTGCACGATGTCGAAGGCTTCGAGCATAACGAGATCGCAACCATGCTGGAGTGCTCGACCGGCAACAGCAAGTCTCAGCTCCATAAGGCGAGGCTGAAGCTGCGCGAACTTCTTCGCCAGCCCGATCGGCTTCCGCCTGTTGAAGGCCTGAAGGAGGTAGCACTGTGA
- a CDS encoding ThiF family adenylyltransferase — translation MASEVDATPTGLPIEDAERYSRQVLFRGIGAEGQKKLQQGHAAVIGVGATGAATAGLLARAGVGRLTLIDRDFVEPSNLQRQVLFDEDDARAALPKAEAARQHLARINSGIQVNAQVADLVPANISALLEGANIVLDCTDNFETRYLLNDFCVREGKPWIYAAAVGSYAATMNILPQETACLACIFPAAPSGNVETCDTAGILSTAVNLAASLQTTEALKFLTGQPELMRRTLLSFDLWTGERSEIATAHPRKGCDVCEARSFRYLAGEGRPHITLCGRNSVQIHEHHRPVDLLALRDRLSPLGKVRSNGMLLRFERPPHSITVFPDGRALVQGTTDIGLARSLYARFIGV, via the coding sequence ATGGCAAGCGAAGTCGATGCTACGCCAACCGGCCTGCCGATTGAAGATGCCGAACGCTACTCGCGGCAGGTGCTCTTTCGCGGCATTGGCGCGGAGGGCCAGAAGAAGCTACAGCAAGGTCACGCCGCAGTCATCGGCGTAGGTGCCACCGGCGCAGCCACAGCCGGTCTGCTCGCCCGCGCCGGTGTCGGCCGCCTCACCCTGATCGATCGCGACTTCGTAGAGCCCTCCAACCTGCAACGCCAGGTATTGTTCGACGAAGACGACGCCCGCGCTGCCCTGCCCAAGGCCGAGGCTGCCAGACAGCATCTCGCCCGCATTAACTCCGGCATTCAGGTCAACGCTCAGGTGGCCGATCTCGTCCCCGCCAACATTTCAGCCCTGCTCGAAGGTGCGAATATCGTCCTCGACTGCACGGATAACTTCGAAACGCGATATCTACTGAACGACTTCTGCGTGCGCGAGGGCAAGCCCTGGATCTACGCGGCTGCGGTAGGCTCCTACGCCGCCACCATGAACATCCTTCCGCAGGAGACAGCCTGCCTGGCCTGCATCTTTCCCGCAGCCCCCTCAGGCAATGTTGAAACCTGCGATACCGCCGGAATTCTCTCCACGGCGGTCAATCTCGCCGCCTCGCTCCAGACCACCGAGGCGCTGAAGTTTCTTACCGGCCAACCGGAGCTTATGCGCAGGACCCTGCTCTCCTTCGATCTCTGGACCGGGGAGCGTTCGGAGATCGCCACGGCGCATCCGCGTAAAGGCTGTGACGTCTGCGAAGCGCGCAGCTTCCGCTACCTCGCGGGCGAAGGCCGGCCTCACATTACCCTCTGCGGTCGAAACTCCGTTCAGATTCATGAGCACCACCGTCCCGTGGATCTGCTCGCGCTGCGCGACCGCCTCTCTCCTCTCGGCAAGGTGCGCTCCAACGGCATGCTGCTGCGTTTCGAACGCCCGCCCCATTCGATTACCGTCTTCCCGGATGGCCGCGCCCTGGTACAGGGCACCACCGATATCGGGCTGGCACGCTCTCTGTACGCGCGTTTTATCGGGGTGTAG
- a CDS encoding outer membrane protein assembly factor produces MRNACLAAVAGFSLLTGASAQTLVAIPDAPTPQIVSPAAPQTAPQATAQTAANPQASSSVTNTLPALATSIWEKRGVNVEAIRFDGVTFGEKDAILAELTQKAGQPLDPEKVQNDLRRLFASGRYRDIGVNGLTNGNSLTLIYVGTARYYVGRVEIHGVNQERLTSLLEFATKLDPGSPYTEAQIPAAVEGVKQTLAQNGFYQPTVKVATTTDDAGHQVNATFTVETGPQARVGDVAVGGKEPGITVDEFRQKGHLNCSWIAAKFNKSCRPKVGRETTSTALSDVRKYYQKQNRLEATVSLQSQTYVPPTKRLNYDFSAEQGPLVKVIVNGVKLSRSRIHLLVPVFEEGAVDNDLLNEGSFNIRDYLQQQGYFDAQTKVQLLGAGTSNVTVQYDVTPGQRHRVTGVTLKGNKYFETDVIEERLRVKKADAYVRNGTYSSQLVTADTNSILALYRANGFSAAKVTADVKDIEKGPDSKIAQIRVTFNIVEGTQQKFGAIKFSGVDAGRHKDVQSLLNAQTGQPFSLITLSGDRDAVLGYYIAHGFDHAKIEIAQNVEDADKTRTDVTLNVSEGQQVFIDQVLLSGIVHTKPSVVQKQLTVHAGGALDQAALLETQRKLYNLALFNEVNAQVQNPTGDAPMKNVLVQLTEAKRWDVTYGFGFEAQTGTPGVVPGGIAPGTITGTSGSAGTAAQNGKAGVSPRGTLDISRINLRGTTQSLTLHTTYGLLEKVATLSLNTPQLLGKPNYTATLSGGYSNVQDITTFASSTLQGDVRLTQKFRKADTFIYDFQYRRVSVDADSLEVTPNLIPQLSEPVRVGGPAITYFHDTRDPSPLDAGKGTYFSIQEFIASSKFGSDTDFNKVDASQSTYYTFGKRKYVLARNTRIGFENSFGLNPNAAGVGSGQIGVSNLACAGILLQTNATCNAVPLPERLYAGGATSHRGFGINAAGPRDLTTGYPVGGSGVVVNTVELRLPPPTLPLVGDSISFVIFHDMGNVFQYPGDMFKSIKNFHQPNEQTCRNITIPAGTPGSTPREQQANAVGTCSFKYYSHAIGLGVRYKTPVGPIRVDFSYNLNPPVYPVFDDYTGALPYVGQAGHFNFFFSIGQSF; encoded by the coding sequence TTGCGAAACGCTTGTCTTGCGGCTGTCGCGGGCTTTTCCCTGCTGACCGGTGCGAGCGCGCAGACTCTAGTGGCAATTCCTGACGCTCCAACTCCCCAGATTGTATCTCCGGCCGCACCCCAGACAGCGCCCCAGGCGACCGCCCAGACTGCCGCTAATCCGCAGGCCAGCTCGAGTGTGACCAACACCCTTCCGGCGCTGGCCACCAGCATCTGGGAGAAGCGTGGTGTCAACGTGGAAGCCATTCGCTTCGATGGTGTGACCTTCGGTGAGAAGGATGCCATCCTCGCGGAATTGACCCAGAAGGCCGGACAGCCACTCGATCCGGAGAAGGTCCAGAACGACCTGCGCCGCCTGTTTGCGAGCGGCCGCTATCGTGACATCGGTGTCAACGGATTGACGAACGGCAATAGCCTGACGCTCATCTATGTCGGAACGGCCCGTTACTACGTTGGACGGGTTGAGATTCACGGCGTCAATCAGGAGCGGCTGACTTCGCTGCTGGAGTTTGCGACCAAACTCGACCCAGGTTCGCCCTACACCGAGGCACAGATCCCTGCCGCCGTTGAAGGCGTGAAACAGACTCTGGCGCAGAACGGCTTCTACCAGCCCACGGTGAAGGTCGCTACGACGACGGACGATGCCGGCCACCAGGTCAATGCGACTTTTACCGTCGAGACCGGACCGCAGGCGCGGGTGGGCGATGTCGCCGTCGGAGGCAAGGAGCCGGGGATCACCGTCGATGAGTTCCGCCAGAAGGGACATCTCAACTGCTCGTGGATCGCCGCGAAGTTCAACAAGAGCTGCCGCCCCAAGGTCGGCCGCGAGACGACCAGTACGGCACTCTCGGATGTGCGGAAGTACTACCAGAAGCAGAACCGCCTGGAGGCCACGGTCAGTCTGCAGAGCCAGACGTATGTTCCGCCGACCAAGCGCCTGAACTACGACTTCTCCGCGGAGCAGGGCCCGTTGGTCAAGGTGATCGTGAACGGCGTCAAGCTGTCGAGGTCGCGCATTCATCTGCTGGTTCCGGTCTTCGAGGAAGGCGCGGTCGATAACGATCTGCTCAATGAAGGTTCATTCAACATTCGTGACTACCTTCAGCAGCAGGGCTACTTCGATGCGCAGACGAAGGTGCAGCTCCTTGGCGCGGGAACAAGCAATGTGACCGTGCAGTACGACGTGACGCCGGGGCAGCGCCACAGGGTAACGGGCGTGACCCTGAAGGGAAATAAGTACTTCGAGACGGATGTGATTGAGGAACGCCTGCGGGTAAAGAAGGCCGATGCGTATGTGCGCAATGGAACCTATAGCTCGCAGTTGGTTACCGCCGATACGAACTCGATTCTTGCGCTGTATCGTGCCAACGGATTCAGCGCGGCCAAGGTAACTGCCGACGTCAAGGACATTGAAAAAGGGCCGGACTCGAAGATTGCGCAGATCCGAGTGACCTTCAATATCGTCGAAGGGACTCAGCAGAAGTTTGGCGCGATCAAGTTTTCCGGAGTGGATGCGGGGCGCCACAAAGATGTGCAGTCGCTGCTGAACGCGCAGACGGGGCAGCCCTTCTCGCTCATCACGCTATCGGGCGATCGCGATGCGGTGCTGGGCTACTACATCGCGCATGGCTTCGACCACGCGAAGATCGAGATCGCACAGAACGTCGAAGACGCGGACAAGACCAGGACCGACGTTACGCTGAACGTGTCGGAAGGCCAGCAGGTGTTCATTGACCAGGTGCTGCTATCGGGCATCGTGCATACGAAGCCGTCGGTGGTGCAGAAGCAGCTCACCGTCCATGCGGGCGGGGCGCTCGATCAGGCGGCATTACTCGAGACGCAGCGCAAGCTCTACAACCTTGCTCTGTTCAATGAAGTCAACGCCCAGGTTCAGAACCCTACGGGCGATGCGCCGATGAAGAACGTCCTGGTGCAGTTGACCGAGGCCAAGCGATGGGATGTGACCTATGGCTTCGGCTTTGAGGCACAGACTGGAACCCCGGGTGTGGTTCCCGGTGGAATCGCCCCTGGAACCATTACCGGTACAAGCGGCAGTGCCGGCACCGCCGCACAGAATGGCAAGGCCGGCGTCAGCCCTCGCGGCACGCTGGATATCTCGCGCATCAATCTGCGCGGTACAACGCAGTCGCTCACGCTGCATACGACGTACGGCCTGCTGGAAAAAGTAGCGACGTTGAGCTTGAACACTCCGCAGTTGCTGGGCAAGCCTAACTACACCGCGACGCTCTCCGGCGGCTACTCCAACGTGCAGGACATCACGACGTTTGCTTCGTCCACGCTGCAGGGCGATGTGCGGTTGACGCAGAAGTTCCGCAAGGCCGATACGTTCATCTATGACTTCCAATATCGCCGGGTGTCGGTCGATGCGGACAGTCTCGAAGTCACGCCCAACCTGATCCCTCAATTGTCGGAGCCGGTGCGTGTCGGTGGACCGGCGATTACGTACTTTCATGACACGCGCGATCCCAGCCCGCTGGATGCGGGCAAAGGCACGTACTTCTCAATCCAGGAATTTATTGCTTCGTCGAAGTTCGGCTCGGATACCGACTTCAATAAGGTCGATGCCTCGCAGTCCACGTATTACACCTTCGGCAAGAGGAAGTATGTGCTGGCACGCAACACGCGTATCGGCTTCGAGAATTCCTTTGGTCTGAACCCGAACGCGGCTGGCGTGGGCAGCGGCCAGATTGGTGTCAGCAATCTGGCCTGCGCGGGCATCCTGCTGCAGACCAACGCAACCTGTAATGCCGTTCCGCTGCCGGAACGCCTGTATGCCGGCGGTGCCACATCGCATCGGGGCTTTGGAATCAATGCCGCCGGTCCACGCGATCTCACGACCGGGTATCCCGTCGGCGGCTCGGGCGTGGTCGTCAACACGGTTGAGTTGCGCCTTCCTCCGCCGACGCTTCCGCTGGTCGGAGACAGCATCTCCTTCGTCATCTTTCACGATATGGGGAACGTCTTTCAGTATCCCGGGGACATGTTCAAGAGCATCAAGAACTTTCATCAGCCGAACGAACAGACCTGCAGGAATATAACGATTCCGGCTGGAACGCCGGGCTCCACGCCACGGGAGCAACAGGCGAATGCCGTCGGCACCTGTAGCTTCAAGTACTATTCGCATGCGATCGGCCTCGGCGTTCGATATAAGACGCCCGTCGGGCCGATTCGCGTGGACTTCAGCTATAACCTCAATCCTCCGGTATATCCCGTCTTCGACGACTACACAGGGGCTCTCCCTTATGTAGGACAGGCGGGTCACTTCAACTTCTTCTTCAGCATCGGACAGAGTTTCTAA